The following are encoded together in the Phaseolus vulgaris cultivar G19833 chromosome 9, P. vulgaris v2.0, whole genome shotgun sequence genome:
- the LOC137821427 gene encoding uncharacterized protein encodes MLCSAQTGKSGLNWLDRLRSSKGIPTGDEPDLDSFLLTAHPQSPQARPNDPPRKPPSATRDEPKPMTALLAELFCMGATLTKTNKKCPRKQTNPKIFLASAAANTAVVAAAAAPRVDTVVPEVEEEATADRGEEAEGNELKGFTKSEVTVIDTSCPGWKVDKFVFRKNNVWKVRERKPKNKFLAKRKSNSILAPRDVDVNAIDNSKDIVINVRGDKPVKTHRVI; translated from the exons ATGCTCTGCTCGGCCCAGACCGGAAAATCCGGTCTGAATTGGCTCGACCGTCTCCGGTCCAGCAAGGGTATCCCCACCGGCGACGAACCCGACCTCGATTCCTTCCTCCTCACGGCCCATCCCCAGTCCCCCCAGGCCCGCCCCAATGACCCGCCCCGGAAACCTCCCTCCGCAACCCGGGACGAGCCCAAGCCCATGACTGCCCTTCTCGCTGAGCTCTTCTGCATGGGCGCCACCCTCACTAAAACCAACAAAAAATGCCCCAGGAAACAGACCAACCCTAAAATCTTCCTCGCCTCCGCCGCCGCCAATACCGCCGTCGTCGCCGCGGCCGCAGCTCCCAGAGTCGACACGGTGGTGCCGGAAGTGGAAGAGGAGGCCACCGCGGATCGCGGGGAGGAGGCGGAGGGTAACGAGTTGAAGGGTTTCACAAAGAGCGAGGTGACCGTGATCGACACGAGTTGCCCCGGGTGGAAGGTGGACAAGTTCGTGTTCAGGAAGAACAACGTTTGGAAAGTCAGAGAGAGGAAACCTAAGAACAAGTTTCTTGCTAAGAGGAAGAGTAACTCCATTCTCGCGCCTCGCGACGTTGATGTCAATGCAATTGACAACTCCAA GGACATTGTAATCAACGTGAGAGGAGACAAACCTGTAAAGACACACAGGGTGATCTAA
- the LOC137820698 gene encoding transcription termination factor MTERF8, chloroplastic, with product MLGWFRWHVVRFHHCHFTKQKLVSLGVEEMVLPLALFGNCWCLCSSTVFHPFPPFRYSSTFHPKLHPQPQCSLAKSHVKPQPSNRHSTRRSHCTNSLPIADAQTASLFSLFQEIGIGFEETQVLFSNNPDLTSVSLESLRSRLRSLRSLDFDPLALGKLITKRPTVLTDNQIDPLLTFLRDELQGKIEKPRLNRLLSSTEQKLLVGFPQKVRFLVDRGIPVDQVVHVLNKVSLPKVFCGRSIDEIDRTLAFFEPFGGIDLILKRPQILNHDLDAQIIPRVNVLMELSDGDVDSVGKLLVRFPIFLSYSVEHVEGHVGFFSSFVELDYKQIFRIMQVYPAIVSASRERKLRPRIQFLKECGLDSDDIFKFLIKAPTFLSTSFHENIAYKLVLLVKIGYRYRTKDFAVAVRSANRTNSVNMQKVIGMFLNYGFSCEDIVAMSKKHPQILQYNHASLEMKMEYLIEEMGRDIEELLFFPAFLGYKLDDRIKHRYEVKKSVRGAGMSINKLLSVSEETFTGKRKKAHA from the exons atgcTTGGGTGGTTCCGGTGGCATGTTGTCCGTTTTCACCATTGCCACTTCACTAAACAGAAATTGGTATCCTTGGGCGTAGAAGAGATGGTGTTGCCACTTGCTCTGTTTGGTAACTGTTGGTGTTTGTGTTCTTCTACCGTCTTTCATCCATTCCCACCCTTTCGTTATTCTTCAACCTTTCACCCTAAACTTCACCCTCAACCCCAATGCTCCCTCGCCAAAAGCCACGTCAAACCCCAACCATCAAACCGCCACTCCACTCGCCGCAGTCACTGCACCAATTCCCTTCCCATTGCTGATGCTCAAACCG CGTCGTTGTTTTCTCTGTTTCAAGAAATTGGGATTGGCTTTGAGGAAACTCAAGTGCTCTTCTCCAACAACCCTGACCTTACCTCTGTGTCTCTAGAATCATTGCGCTCTCGCCTTCGTTCTCTACGATCTCTCGACTTCGACCCTCTCGCTCTCGGCAAATTAATCACGAAGCGCCCAACTGTCCTAACAGACAACCAAATTGACCCTTTGTTAACCTTCCTCCGAGACGAATTGCAAGGAAAAATCGAGAAACCGCGGCTGAATCGCCTCCTATCTTCTACGGAACAGAAGTTATTGGTGGGTTTTCCTCAGAAGGTTCGATTCCTCGTTGACCGTGGAATCCCCGTTGACCAGGTTGTGCATGTGCTCAACAAAGTGAGTTTGCCAAAGGTCTTCTGTGGCAGGTCGATTGATGAAATTGATAGAACTTTAGCTTTCTTCGAACCCTTTGGTGGCATTGATTTGATTCTTAAACGCCCTCAAATTTTGAACCATGATTTGGATGCTCAAATTATTCCTAGAGTCAATGTTCTGATGGAGCTTAGTGATGGAGATGTGGATAGTGTTGGGAAACTGCTGGTTAGGTTTCCCATTTTTTTGAGCTATAGTGTGGAACATGTGGAGGGACATGTTGGGTTTTTTAGTTCTTTTGTTGAGCTAGATTACAAGCAGATTTTTAGGATAATGCAAGTGTATCCGGCTATTGTTAGTGCTAGCAGAGAGAGGAAACTGCGTCCTAGAATACAGTTTCTCAAGGAATGTGGGTTAGATTCAGATGACATCTTCAAGTTCTTGATTAAAGCGCCCACGTTTCTCAGCACTTCATTCCATGAGAACATTGCATATAAGCTGGTGTTGCTAGTGAAGATTGGGTATAGGTATAGGACAAAGGACTTCGCAGTGGCAGTTAGGTCTGCTAACAGGACAAACAGTGTGAACATGCAGAAGGTGATTGGTATGTTCTTGAATTATGGATTTTCATGTGAAGATATCGTTGCCATGAGCAAGAAGCATCCACAGATACTGCAGTATAATCACGCTTCTTTGGAGATGAAGATGGAGTACTTGATAGAGGAAATGGGGCGTGACATTGAGGAGTTACTGTTTTTTCCTGCATTCCTTGGATATAAGTTAGATGATAGGATTAAGCATAGGTATGAAGTGAAGAAGAGTGTTAGAGGTGCGGGAATGTCTATCAATAAGCTTTTATCTGTTTCCGAGGAGACATTCACTGGCAAACGAAAAAAGGCTCATGCATAG
- the LOC137820697 gene encoding ribosome-binding factor PSRP1, chloroplastic — protein MLSVSLSLHALSSPSVTKNPPSSFHFPSFTLFSMATLSSFHTTLRPSCYLPSSPSSPNLLLPPPLFSKTPSTTFLGHTERLLKYAATSTTNRARSLSARMSWDGPLSSVKLIIQGKNLELTDPVKQHVEDKVGKAVQKHTHLVREVDVRLSIRGGGEFGRGPRTRRCEVTLFTKRHGVLRAEEDAESTYGSIDLVSSIIQRKLRKIKEKESDHGRHMKGFNRLKVREPVEQLPVQEDEILSPEEEEESIEEVVRTKYFDMPPLTVSEAIEQLVNVDHDFYGFRNEETGEVNIVYKRKEGGYGLIIPKGDGEAEKLEPVVLEPAVEPSLKE, from the exons ATGCTGTCAGTCTCACTCTCACTCCACGCACTATCATCCCCTTCAGTCACCAAAAATCCTCCATCTTCATTTCATTTCCCTTCATTCACTCTCTTTTCAATGGCCACTCTCTCTAGTTTCCACACCACCCTTCGCCCCTCTTGCTATCTCCCCTCATCACCCTCCTCACCTAATCTGCTACTACCTCCACCCCTCTTCTCCAAAACCCCTTCCACAACTTTCTTGGGCCACACTGAACGCCTCCTCAAATATGCTGCCACTTCCACAACCAACCGTGCGCGTTCTCTCTCTGCTCGCATGTCATGGGACGGTCCTCTCTCTTCCGTCAAATTGATCATTCAGGGTAAAAATCTCGAG CTCACTGATCCTGTGAAGCAGCATGTGGAAGATAAGGTGGGAAAGGCGGTTCAGAAGCATACTCACCTAGTGAGAGAGGTTGATGTGAGGCTTTCTATTAGAGGAGGAGGTGAATTTGGGCGAGGACCCAGAACTCGTAGGTGTGAG GTGACTTTGTTCACTAAGAGGCACGGAGTGTTACGGGCCGAGGAGGACGCTGAAAGCACCTATGGAAGTATAGATTTGGTATCATCAATCATTCAGAGAAAGTTGAGGAAAATAAAGGAAAAGGAGTCTGATCATGGTCGCCACATGAAGGGTTTCAATAGGTTGAAGGTTAGGGAGCCAGTGGAGCAACTACCTGTCCAAGAGGATGAAATATTATCtccagaggaggaggaagaatcAATTGAAGAG GTTGTTCGTACAAAGTACTTTGACATGCCACCCTTGACTGTGTCTGAAGCAATAGAGCAACTTGTAAATGTTGATCATGACTTTTATGGTTTTCGGAACGAAGAAACTG GGGAAGTTAATATTGTgtataaaagaaaagaaggtGGATATGGACTCATTATACCCAAAGGTGACGGTGAAGCAGAGAAATTGGAGCCTGTTGTGCTTGAACCGGCTGTAGAACCCTCCCTGAAAGAATGA